The Gymnogyps californianus isolate 813 chromosome 5, ASM1813914v2, whole genome shotgun sequence DNA segment tttcctgaactgGAGGTTAAATATGCTGGTAGAAACCAGTAGGCCACTCCTCCCAAGCAACCAAGACACCACACACCCGTATATTGCTGTGTGAGGCAGCAGTTCTCATCCTGGCTGAGCGAGAGGTTcggtgggagctgctgggagctgctgggagctgctgcctctcgAGGGTGTTCTGgttcccagctccctgccctgcacccagccccGTTGTGTCCCACTCAAACACTGCCCACATGCTGTCTTTGGCACTGCAGTTGCTGACACCAGAGCTGGGGCACTTCAGTGGCTCTTCAAACATATGCCAGGACCCAGCTTGGTGCAGAGGAGCCCTCAGagtcagagagagagaactaaTTCCTTGATAATCTCCTCCCacatccctgctccccctcccagGCTGCTGTGTTGAGCAAAGCTTAGGCACAGGGGAAAATAATTCCCAGTGTTTTTAATGCTAGTGAAGCTCGTGTAATGTTATTTACAAAAATTCTTCTACTTGAAAAAATGACTCCATAAAAATGTCATGGCAGGATTTCATGTTTATTGTCTCTCAGTGATTACCATGACAAATCTGCTAATTTGCCAAGTAGAGagatatttgtttgttttcagatggcAACCCTGCAAACCCAGCCTGGAATCCAAAAAGCAAGCTGGGGCCTCTCTGGCTCCTGTATCCCCAGCAGTGGAGACTCCATGCTCAGATCATAATCAACACTTCTGGTGACAATGCATGAGCCAAAACAGACTCCGGGCCCTTCTTACTGAGCTCAGCTGAATCTGCAAAGCTAAAATACATGGGATACCTATTTTAGTCTAACAAAAGCTCATCTAAGTGTGCGAGGCATGAGCTGCATAGAGgggaaaatggtatttttctgcAGTCGCTTTCAGGGCAGAATAATAGTCTGGGCTGTCTGCATAGTCCCTTCTCTGAGATCAGGTTTTATCTAGCTCTTGGGTTTGGACAGAGAAAGGGTTGAGGTTGGAGAGTTTGAGGGCGTGTTGAAAGGTGAAGAGGCAAGGCTgcaagagcagagggagagTTATGGGAGCAGAAtcaggagggggaagaggaagggctGTGGAGATTTATGGaacagcagggagagaggggaaagggggagaagcagaaggaaggggaCAAGGAGAAAGAGATACTTGCTTTTGGTGTGGAGCTCTTGCAAAGAGCAGGCACAGAGAATTTCCCCTGCTTCTCTGTGGACCTGTGTCCCAGGCTGTGGTCATGAGAAACGTGGCTAATCGTGTCACATGAACTCCTCTCTTGGTTTCTGTTGCCTAAACCCCAATTCTCTCGTGCTGGAAGGATGGCAAGATCTCAGTAAGTTTGTGCTGCCAGGAGGCAGGTGGTGGGTGACAGTGGAGGGGGTGAGTGCACCTGGATGAAGAGAATGAGAATATCTCCACTGGGATATGGGCAACCTGCAGACTTGTAGGATATGAAAACCTGCAGACCCTCCAACTGCGTGTAGGGCAGGCAAAAGATTCCCCTCACCTGCATTACGAGTGAAATCCCTCTGCTCCATCTAATTGCAACACACTCCCTGAATGGCAGACAGCCCTATTCTATCACCGGCAAGCTGGTTATGGGATGTTTTCCAGAGCCTAATGCATCAGGAATAGGGCTGTGGCTGTAACCTGCAGTGGGTCCCAGCCACTATTTCAGGTGAAGCAAAGTCCTTTGCAAAAGCTGTCTCTAGCCTCTAAAGAGGACTTTGTTGAACACAGCCAATTGTCCCTCTTGCCCATATCCCCACCACTGCTCCCCACACACAGCTCTCTGAAGAAAATCATGTCCCCCCGACCACAGGAGCcctggaggaggaagatggtCCTCATCTCCGAGGGAGGAGTGCTTACCTGAGAAGAACTGGCTGATGGAGTGAGGCAGAAGAGTGAGAAAGGCCAGCGGGTTCGCAAAGGACATGGAGAGTGCAGCAGAAATGTAAGCCATGCCTGCCACCAGGGAGTCGAGGCAAGCCAGGGAGGTGTAGAGGCAGAACATGATGAAGTTTCGCATGTTCTTGCTCCCGATGCAGTTCCCTGTGAAGAAACAGTGGTGGTCATGCCTCTGGGTGACTCTGGCACACAGTCTACAGAAGTGAGTGCTGGGCAAGGCTGAGCCAGGGGACCTGCTTCCATCCAGCCAGTCCGCCACCACTTCGGCTCCTTCGCCCAAGTTTAAGCCCTTGCCCAAGTCCTCGGGGGAGCTCTGGATCACAAGGACGTAGTTGCCCAGGGCATTAgctgagaggaagaggaagagggccccatgcagcagagcaggagagaaaagtgGGGTGGTGGAAGGGTCTCTGAACATGCTGGGGATGAAGAGAAAGATCTGGAGGACGAAGGTCACTAGGGAGATGCACAAGAAGTAGGCTGGTGCGACAACATTGAGCAACCTGAGAACTAGCATTGCGGATTACGTTCCTGCAGGGGaaagcaaggagagaaggaaCATCACCGCTCCGGCTGCACACTTCATCCTTCCATTTCCTGCCGGGtcccggccccgctgcctccgGGAAATGCCCTCCGGGGGCCGCTCTCCCTCGCCGCCGCCCCACggccccggccgggccgggaCAAAGGCAGAACCCGTGGGCAGCGACCGCTCTCCGGTGCCCGGAGGAGGCACCGCGGCCCCGGCGTGTGCCTCCGGGGAACTTGCAGCAGCGATGCCCCGGTGGGGCTGCggaggctggaggggagagcCGGCTCCCGCGGTGTGCCGGCGATGTGGGCACCGCTCTGCTCGCCTAGCAGAGtccctctgccaggcagggTCAGTTTTGGTATtgcatgagaggaaaaaaggtggtgctggaggaggggggagtgaattgaaggggggggggaggagacggggaggggggagaggttGCTCTAATCCACTGCAATACGGATCAAATCCAATGCTCTAATTTATCCTTTAAAGCCACGGATCTACAGATTACCTCTATGACCGCTGCCCTGCTCTGCACGAAATTAGAAAATGCACAAAACAGCTGGTCAAGGGCTGTCCAGATGCAACCTGCGGCGCTGGGCTACCGAGCCGGGGCGGCCCCGCAGCCGCAGCCGCGGCTCCGGCCGCGCACGGCGCATCCCCGCCGGCCGGGCGGgcacccccggcccccccggcccgggcCTCAGCCTGCATCGCCAGGGCACAGGAAACCCGGGGGGAGCAAACGCAGCGGGGAGCTAGCTGGGTGGCGGTGTGAGTGCCCCGGCACCGCGAGCACCCCGTCGCCGGCAGCCCCAGGGGCTCTCCGGTGCCGCGGTGTCTGCAGAGCCCCGGCGGCCCGGGGGGGTCGGGCCCGCCTCGGTCCCGCGGCGCTGGGGGCTGCACGCCGCCACCTTGCAGTCGCCTTGTCCCCGGGCGCGGCGGGCTGCCGCCCGGTACCGGCGTGTCTGGCGCCGGCGGAGCCGCCGCTACCGCTcggcgcggcggccgccccggccaTGCCGAGACCCCCACGGCAGCCGAGCCGGAGCACAGCCCGgcgcctgccctgccctccctctccctctccctctccctctccctctccctccctctcccctcctgtcTTTTCCTGTCCCGCTCGGTTCGGTCTTGTCCCTGTCCGTGTCCCCGCCCTCCCCGTCCCTGCCCCGTGTCTGTCTCTGTCCGTCTCCTGCCCTGtctctctccctgtctctgtcCCTGTGCTTTTCAGCCCTtgtcctctcttctccttctcccccccgccctctctgtctccctccccAGTCCTATTCTTGTCCggtcctctccctcccccgACTCTGTCCGTGTCCGGTCGCTCCCCCTGCCcgtgtccctgtccctgcccggccctgccccggcccagcccggcccgtCGGCCCCGGAGCTGTCCCTTCAGCACCACCCGCACCTCCTGCGGGTCCCTCCGCCTCCCTCCAAGCACGACCCGGGGCCCTGGGGGGGAGAAGGGTGCGCTTGGGGCTCTGAGGTCCTGATAAGTCCCACGGGGAGAgcaggggggtgggaagggacgtcctgcctgctccagccGGCAGAGCACCCTTCCTTCCCGCAATGTGGGTGAGGGAGGCAAGGTGATGCTTCAGCGTGTCTCCCTGCTGCCCCAAAGCTGCCCCTGTTGGAACCAGCATCTGAGGCAAGGGGAAATTTGGGGGAGAGTCTCTGCAGGTTCAAAGCCTCCCTGGGTTTGCAGGGCACCTTTGTGCAACAGCAGGTAGCTAGGAAAGGCTTTGAGCTGGGCAGGTGGTGCCGGGGCAGTATGACATGCTGGTAGAAGCTTTGCAGACGTGTTTGCCCTCTGACAGCTGCACACCCTCACCCCCCTCTGCCCACCCACGCAGTCCTTGTACTGTCTACACAGGCGCTGTGCACAGCCTCTCACTCTTCTACACACCTACGTGCTGCACCCTCCCAGCTCTGATGAAAAGcatccctttctccctccacaGACGAGCCACCCATGACAGGAGAAGGCGAGAGAAGAGgactgctgggctgcagctttGCCCCTGGAGACAGTCAGACTCTGCGCTGGTCAAAAGTCAAAGAAAGATGGGTTTAACCTAATCTTAGGTCCTAGGCTTACTGGCCAGCCTCTCAGCACAGACTCTGCTTCTCCAAAAGAGACTCTCCCTTTGCCTGAAGGTTCAGAGCAAAATTAAAGTGTGTTTATGTCTCAGTTTCTAGGGAGAGAGGCCTGGAGGAGAGAGTGGCTGTGTTTGTCTCCTGCACGTGCACTAGTGTGGAGGGTGGTGACAGCAACCAAGTGTTCAAGGgttttttatcagaaataacttttttctcccagataACTTTCATGATTcaatatttctgagaaaaacagtGGCAATAATAAAAGCAAGTGCAAACCAAGCCTGTAGGCACTGGATCTGCAGTGATGAACAACTAAGAGACACCTTCGGCAGAACTGGAGGGAAAGCTGCTCAGAACCAATCTAGCTTTCACTCCCACCTCCCTCATTCTCCTGTCACGACTACTGAGAATGAAAATCCTCCAATATTCCCTCAAGTCATCAATTTAAAGTAGACTAAGCCTTGCAGTAGAGATACGTGACCCAGCCTggattttatctttaaataatcAGACAGTGTTTTCTCCATATTTTAACAGCTTacatcaaaataataataataaaaaattacagagaaacatttttgtgtcATGAAAGACTCCTGACTGAAGGGACTGCATCTCATGAAAGACATTAATCCTGCCTGCGTAGGGAACATCATAAGCTGTAGCcagagggggggaaggaaggaaggaaggaaggatggaaggaaggaaggaaggaaggagggaaggaaagaaggaaagaaggaaggaaggaaggaaggaaggagggaaggaaggagggaaggaaggaaggaaggaaaggggaggggatagtagaggaaaggggaagggaagggaggggaagggaagggaggggaagggaagggaagggaagggaggggaagggaagggaagggaagggaagggaagggaagggaagggaagggaagggaaggaagggaagggggaagggagggggaagggaagggaagggagggaagggaagggaagggagggaagggaagggaagggaagggaagggaagggaagggaagggaagggaagggaagggaagggaagggaagggaagggaagggaagggaagggaagggaagggaagggaagggaagggaaggaagggaaggaagggaagggaagggaagggaagggaagggaagggaaggaagggaagggaagggaagggaagggaagggaagggaagggaagggaagggaagggaagggaaggaagggaaaggaaaggaaaggaaaggaaaggaaaggaaaggaaaggaaaggaaaggaaaggaaaggaaaggaaaggaaaggaaaggaaaggaaaggaaaggaaaggaaaggaaaaaactgttttccacTGGAATGGAAGAATGGTGAAGCAGATTATCCCCCACATTCTCATTAAAATGCTCCTGCAAATTGATGCTTATGATTTGTCACTGTCAAAATACTGGCTCATATTTTAgaatatagtaaaaaaaaatcctctttcagTGCTGTTGTGTTGATATGATGAGCTGTtggcaggatgggggagaagtTGTCTGGGGATGAATTTGCCTATGCACGTGCATGTGTATATAAGAGAGATGGGTAAATAAGGAGATTAGCACAGGGAGTAAATGAATAACAACAACAGTAGTTAATTTGGAGCAAGCATTAAAAAGTAATAGTATTTACTGCAGGAATTTGATTTTCTCCTGTTGTAAAGTCAACAACAGGAGAAACTGGATGTGTGGCACTCAGAAATAttatctcccttttccttctctggggAGATAGAGTTTCCCTGGACAGAGTCTGGTTGTGACCCAGGAGAAGGAGTATTTCCCCATCCTGCTTTTCAAACATAGGGAAATCACTTCACCCATGTGTCAagattttcctgtcttttgaacAGGGTAGGGATTATGCTATATGCCTTTCTCTGGAAGACCTTGGCAGCTGGGCATGAGGAACACCTGTAAGAGCaatttattgttgttattaccTACCGTGCAGATGTTCTCCAGAAATTAGCACAGCATACCACAGCCAGTCCCTCTCTCTCACCCCAGCCTTGATGTCGCTGAGTGTCACCACTCCACTCTCCCCTGCTGGCCAGTTGTGTGGAGGGGCTTTCTCTGGTAGGGACCCTTTCCCAGTATGTCCCTTTAGCAAGTGGGATGGGAAGCCACTGGCATAATCTGTACAGGTGTCAGCCAGCTGGTGTTTTCCTCTAGTTCAATAAGCTTGATGATGACTGGCAGATGACAGTTTTGCTAGCTTCTTCCCAGATCTCCTAGTTCCTTGTGCTCAGACATtttaagcagaataaaatacagttcCAGTCGATGCCATGCTCTGATACAGCCTGCTGAACATCTTTCAAGGTCTCACTTTAAATTGCATCCCAAATTATGTATAATTTCTTCCAACTCAAAATGTGCATTGCCTCAGACACCCCTGTTAGTTTAGCATTCACGATACAATTCAATGGTGATTTTTCTCCGAAATGAGTGAGTTAATCTCTGCTATTTGCTGTGACAGTTTGGAAGAAATGAATGCTCTCTGTGGTAAACCTGGTGCCTTAAATTATCACTTAAATACAAGCCTTATGAAgtttttgtgggctttttttttttctttttccagttagTTAGCTTTCAAAATTTGAACGCCCACAATGTCTGGAGAGGTTTCCTGTTTGGTAGGTAAAGCTGAATGGCCATGAAAAGTAGCAGGCGAAGCCTGATGTCTTCAATTTAGCAACGAAACAAATATAGCATGGTTGGCAGCAGAGCTGCGTGCCTTTATGCTGCCCAGCTTCCAATCTGCCTAGGTGGAGACATGAACACTTGAGAGGAAAAGGGAGCTCAGTCCTTTCCTCATTCAGCTCTGGGTTATACTGCTGAGGTTGTCAGGGTGGATCTAATCTTCCTGAAACTGTAAAGTCCTCCTAAGCTCCTACTCAGAGTGAGAAATGACCTTCAGAGGCCAACTCAACCATCTTTCCCAGTTCCTCCGTATCCTTGCCCCAAGTATACCTATCCCTTGCAGACAAGAGTCTGATCAGGTCCCGAAGATTTCTGGTGATGGAGAATCTCCACCACCCCCAGGCAATCCATTCAGTTCATTGTTATCCTTTCAGAGTATTTCCTCATGCCTAACTTGACACTCCCTTGCAGCAGTCTAAGGCCTTAGTCCTTATCCCATGCCCAGTGGATACAGAGAAAGATGaatcctctcctctctccagtcTTTTGCATCCTGGAAAGTGCCTACCATGTCTTCTCTAGATGAAGCCACCCTATTCCCTCAATCTTTCCTCTTGGGTTGTGTTTTGGAAACCTctgaaagaaagactgaagcaCCTGGAGTATAGTTTCTGTTGTTCAAGTCCCAGAGAGCTGAGGGGCACCCAGCACAGAGGTCAGGCAGACTGACAGCACAGTTTTAGGTAGACGGGTTTTAATCATTTTGACGTAGATTGCCAGTTGTGCTGCATCAGTTGTGCTGGGAGTTTCAGTGAGGAGCAAACTTACTAACAAGGGAAGACATGGTAACTAAATGGTTGACAGATGGTCATGACTTTAGCACACTGTCAAGTGCGTGCTGCATCTGAATTTATGACTTAAGCTACTGAACCTCTTTTTCAGCTCCCATCTGGCCAATCTTCACGtgccctccccttctccttccttcaagGACAGTGTTGAGAAAGAGAGGGGTTTTATACAGCCATACCTCCTGCCTCAGTGTGCCgagccttccccaggctgacatagctgctgttttctcattACAAACCTCCTAGCTTATCATTCAATGTAAAACTAAGCTAGGAGGTAATGCTTGGTGTACAAGGTATTTATACAGGGACACATTATGATTCGGATAGTGGCATACATTGCAAACTAATCCAGACAATTCTAAAGTAAATGAGTAAATAATCTGCCAACTAATGACATATCCATGGCTTGCTGTATCTTTGTATTTGAGAGATATTTTCAGGTCAATAAGCCGTGTGAATGAAGAGCAGAAATGGAactgaggggaagaaaaaaatgtacctAGAACCCCACTCTTCAAAAGGGCTTGTTCTCCACCTTTCCCTGTGACAATGTTCTTTAGCGAACTGATTTCCAGCACTTCAGAAGACAGAGTGAAAGGTTTATTGACAAAGGGTCAATTGCCTCCAAATGAAGAATGAGTTGTTGAGTAGACTGTAAAAGATGTTTTATGTCTATTGAACAAAACCCACCTTCTGAATGCCTGAATAGCAACCCACCGCACAGACCAGGCTGTTGTCATTTCTGCCAGAAAGTCCAAGACTCAGGTGGCCCCAACAGTGTGAGCACCAAGGGTATATTTAGACAAGGAAAAAACTGGTTGCTTTCTAGGATGTGTCTTAGGGGTCTTCTAactcacagtatttttttttaaacaggactTGATGCCCAGGGTACAAGGAAGGCCATCCTTCAAAACATTAGCTGATTTGCTTTTCTATGCTCTGCCTGAGTTGGTGCTGGCTATCTGGGACTACTTCTCCTCCTGCAACCAAGTAGCTGCCACGACGGCTACATTCCTCTGATGCTGGCAGTGACTAACAGGGAGAGTCCTGTGACTGCGGGATACTGGCTGTTTTACAGGCCCTCAGCAAGGAAGACAGAGCTCTCACCACAAAAAATCAGAGCAGTCACTAACATTGCCTCATCCTGTGTGACAGTCCTTACGTGTCTCTCTGTCCTTTCTAGCCTATCATCTCCCTCATTCTTGGAGTCATATAAACATCCAAACGTCttttggggagcagaggagaaagaccAAGCAACCAGTGTGGTTCCAAGGAGCTGGGATATTGCGTTCTTTATGATGCTCTGGGCTGTTCTAGCTGGCCCGTGCAACGAAGCACCAGGCCTGTTTGAAACAAGTCACAATTTACGGCGCGCCCTGCTGTGTTA contains these protein-coding regions:
- the ZDHHC22 gene encoding palmitoyltransferase ZDHHC22 produces the protein MLVLRLLNVVAPAYFLCISLVTFVLQIFLFIPSMFRDPSTTPLFSPALLHGALFLFLSANALGNYVLVIQSSPEDLGKGLNLGEGAEVVADWLDGSRSPGSALPSTHFCRLCARVTQRHDHHCFFTGNCIGSKNMRNFIMFCLYTSLACLDSLVAGMAYISAALSMSFANPLAFLTLLPHSISQFFSGALLSSEMFVILMLYLWLGIGLACAGFCCHQMLLILRGQTRYQVRKGMVVRARPWRENLQEVFGKRWLLGLLIPVLNVGSDYRRQKEK